A genomic segment from Muntiacus reevesi chromosome 15, mMunRee1.1, whole genome shotgun sequence encodes:
- the LOC136147419 gene encoding myeloid-associated differentiation marker-like has product MSTRSTSPEKWALCVVRCCLHLPQLFSTCVAFSLVTDMGIGKGAIGNWSLCIWGFCFTVTLITSITELCKVQSCFPFFWNNFPVTYACYSALVCLSVSIIYSVTYIQFLPYGPHRDRAIAATASSCIASVLYAMEVACTWNGYKIMNTTCYVLTVPGLLKVLETFMAGVIFAFLSNTSLYLHQPALEWCVAVYSICFILAAVTALLNLGEWEHRLPVEAVITMLSVLLYISALVLWPLYQFNKEFGGQPQRSSDGDCRDELTYDMCTWDQRLAVAVLTAINLLVYVADLGYWARQVSVGTEDQLRDS; this is encoded by the coding sequence ATGTCCACCCGGTCGACATCCCCAGAAAAGTGGGCCTTGTGTGTCGTGCGCTGCTGCCTTCACCTGCCACAGCTCTTCTCCACCTGCGTAGCTTTCTCCCTGGTGACTGACATGGGCATTGGAAAGGGGGCCATAGGTAACTGGTCCCTGTGCATCTGGGGCTTCTGTTTCACTGTGACCCTCATCACCTCCATCACTGAGTTATGTAAGGTCCAgtcctgctttcctttcttttggaACAACTTCCCTGTCACCTATGCCTGCTACTCAGCCCTCGTCTGCCTCTCGGTTTCCATCATCTACTCCGTCACTTACATCCAGTTCTTGCCTTATGGTCCACACCGAGACCGGGCCATCGCCGCCACTGCATCCTCTTGCATCGCATCTGTGCTGTATGCCATGGAAGTGGCCTGCACGTGGAATGGCTACAAGATCATGAATACCACCTGCTATGTGCTCACTGTGCCAGGCCTGCTGAAGGTGCTGGAGACCTTCATGGCCGGTGTCATCTTCGCCTTTCTCAGCAACACCTCCCTGTATCTGCACCAGCCAGCCCTGGAGTGGTGCGTGGCCGTGTACTCCATCTGCTTCATCCTGGCAGCAGTGACTGCCCTGTTGAACCTGGGTGAATGGGAGCACAGACTGCCTGTCGAGGCTGTGATCACGATGCTCTCTGTCCTTCTCTACATCAGCGCTCTGGTCCTCTGGCCACTCTACCAGTTCAACAAGGAGTTCGGTGGGCAGCCCCAGAGGTCCAGTGATGGGGACTGCAGGGACGAGCTCACCTACGACATGTGCACCTGGGACCAGCGATTGGCTGTGGCCGTCCTGACAGCCATCAACCTGCTGGTTTACGTGGCCGACCTGGGGTACTGGGCCCGCCAGGTCTCTGTAGGGACTGAGGACCAGCTCAGGGACTCCTGA